ATGTATGTACGATTGCCGATCAACCTGTACCATCACGAGCTATAGCTACACTGCCAGGATCATatctttctataaataaattatctgcTGTGGATATTATACCGGGAGGTTCTGAATATGGAGTTTTTGCGAAACGCAATATTCGTAGGCGTACACAATTTGGTCCTATTGAAGGTATTTTGTATGGTTACGATGGCACACCATTTGAAAATGCATTGCCATTGCTTTATGAAGCAGAAGAAGGACAATTTTTGAAAGTTGATGTTTCAGATGAAAGTGAGTATCATCGATCATACTTTAATTCATAGCCTTATGACTTCAAAaagtatagaatatatatatttttcagataCTTCAAATTGGATGCGTTTTGTGAGGCCTGCACTTACTTATAAAGAACAGAATCTAGTGATTTGTCAACAGAAAGATGGAATTGTATTTTTAactacaaaaaatattttaccaaAAGAAGAACTAAGAGCAGGACCTCATCCTGATTATGCAGCACGTAGAAATTTAATGGTATTGAAACCTGATGTGCGAGATGACAaaggtataaataattatatttgcattcttattttttttttttttttgtacttttttatatattttatattatatattttttattttattagaacaTAACAACAGTATGAATATTTGGCCAAGATcagataataattcttataatcatGCAAGACGTATGAAATTATACAGAGGCagaaatttgaaagaaaaagaaaatacaagacaaaataattgtaaagaaTGGAAATGTTGTACATGCAATTTGATCttcaaaaaattatctttatttaaattacataATCTAATGCACAATCCAgaagacaataaaataaattgtcaaTCAACAGTTTGTCCACAGTGTGGATTAGAATGCCAGAAAAAATCTGAATTAATCAGTCATGTTTCACAGCATGGAAGATTATCTTTGCCAAAAGGTAATAAATTGACTTCAGTGGTTGCTGCATATAAGTGCTCAATGTGTTATAAACGCTTTGCTACAAAAGTACGACTACAGAAACATTGTTTGGTGCATGGTGCCGAGGACCAAAAGCCACTGCCATGCAGCATTTGTCTGAAAAGATTCATGAATAATTCTGCTTTATCTTGTCATTTAAAAACGCATAGaggtaaattttaataaatttttattagataacaatttgtcatatataaataattatatctaaaaaatttatttaactttgtAGAAAATAAGCAAGTGTATGAATGTCCAATATGCAGACAACTCTTTGATCAAGGTGTGATGTTAAAAGATCATGTCGAGACACATAGAAATGGAGATCATACATTTACCTGTCCACATTgtcaaagaaattttattaaatattcagtAATTCGTAAACATATAAGAGCTCATCATTGTGAAAGAAAACACAAGTGTCAGTTTTGTACAAAGCGTTTCCCTACAATGGATAAATTACAAATGCATTTACTTAAACATTCTGATCAcaggtatatatattagtCATATTGACctgtatattatacaaattaatatttatttattgtattatacgtttatttctcttataggGAATTTCACTGTGCTGATTGTGGAAAAcaattcaaaagaaaagataaacttAAGGAACATATGACTAGAATGCATAATTTGCagaaaataaatcaagaaCAAACAGTACAAAATAATCAAGCAAAGAAGTTTGTGCCAAAGGTATAATCTatatctaaattttttttctatggttaaaatatgtatataataatatgtatattttttattaggtAAACCCAAATGATTACAATCgtttcatatataaatgtcaTCAATGTCTAGTAGGATTTAAGCGAAGAGGAATGCTCGTAAATCATTTGGCAAAACGACATCCAGATGTTGCTCCAGAGTCTGTCCCCGAATTAAATTTACCAATTTTGCGACAAACGAgagattattattgtcaatattgtgATAAGGtatcgtattatataatacaataattttcaatcacaatatacatatatatatacatacatacatacatttgtaaatttttatatatttattgtataaatgCATAAAGGTATATAAAAGCAGCAGTAAACGTAAAGCTCATATCATGAAGAACCATCCAGGTGCTGCTTTACCACCAAGTAATCGTCAAAAAGAATCAGAATATTCGAGTCTGCCTAATCCAACTTTTAGCCAGACAGTTGGTAGTATTACAACTACACCTCAAGGATGTCAATGGTGCCATAAACAATATGCTAGTaaggtaaataaaataaggcatatttttaatcacaatattttaatataatatattatttcttgttataatacatgtcttttctctctctctctctctctctctctctctctctctctctttctttctttctttctttctttctctctctttctctctctttctctctctttctctctcaatagGCAAAACTTTTACAACATCAACGTAAGAAACATCCGAATTTAATGGAACCAGCGGATCAAATTCCGCGATCTAGAAGTCGTCCACCACAAAATCAAAACCAACCACCTACACTAAGTGATAACAATTTCATGTTATCAGATTATATTCAAGCATGCGACGTAGACGGAGAATTTTTTAAGCAGAGGATAATCAAAATATCAAATGATGTTGATCTAATAAGTAACGGTTTGGAGTTGGTTGGACAACAATTTGTACGTATGCGTGATATAcgttgaagaaagaaatggcaCACCCGCTTTGTCGGGAATCATCGCCAATTTATCGAGATATGAATCTCGTGACTTTGTGCATAGTCAAAAAGGCTGTGCTTTTTTGCTGCCGGTACCAAACACAAAGGCATTGTTTGCCTGACAGAAGTGTGGTATGGTACTTCTACTTGAGAGTATTTGGAACGCAGCTTTGTCAGCGCCAGTGCGAAACACTGAGCGCTGTTGTCTCAATTGTGTGAATTGCAATGATGGTCACTGACGATGACGACTTCAGTGGATTTGTTGGAACGATACATACACGACTTTATTACTTTGTCTGAGCCTCGATACAAAAAAAG
The genomic region above belongs to Vespa crabro chromosome 2, iyVesCrab1.2, whole genome shotgun sequence and contains:
- the LOC124422190 gene encoding PR domain zinc finger protein 10-like — protein: MDPRGPPEGGPGDTFDMSNIGKVADTSVTWPIDNPINSGIFEQPKKMNNNRLLFLTVEYVEDQSRDYSRLFPTYEQVSFSPRPSSPLSDFEHRVSPLDPNMSSAARYSPTPVQLTPSPFHNSVVILQGPSSPLISTTESNVRSSINFVGQLTHPIDAQTDTGTDFIDEENEETLVSSVGNELILMQESNTELEQSTTPLMLTGISGADFTLTRDYIVMQDDQVNVMNSLKNPTLSMGDNHITNASEKKDITKESNSQSITEANVQMGQINEILSHANKKKTIDKKNTKKSKQQMDDDKNFWCDECDGICTNEDGCTSHNVCTIADQPVPSRAIATLPGSYLSINKLSAVDIIPGGSEYGVFAKRNIRRRTQFGPIEGILYGYDGTPFENALPLLYEAEEGQFLKVDVSDENTSNWMRFVRPALTYKEQNLVICQQKDGIVFLTTKNILPKEELRAGPHPDYAARRNLMVLKPDVRDDKEHNNSMNIWPRSDNNSYNHARRMKLYRGRNLKEKENTRQNNCKEWKCCTCNLIFKKLSLFKLHNLMHNPEDNKINCQSTVCPQCGLECQKKSELISHVSQHGRLSLPKGNKLTSVVAAYKCSMCYKRFATKVRLQKHCLVHGAEDQKPLPCSICLKRFMNNSALSCHLKTHRENKQVYECPICRQLFDQGVMLKDHVETHRNGDHTFTCPHCQRNFIKYSVIRKHIRAHHCERKHKCQFCTKRFPTMDKLQMHLLKHSDHREFHCADCGKQFKRKDKLKEHMTRMHNLQKINQEQTVQNNQAKKFVPKVNPNDYNRFIYKCHQCLVGFKRRGMLVNHLAKRHPDVAPESVPELNLPILRQTRDYYCQYCDKVYKSSSKRKAHIMKNHPGAALPPSNRQKESEYSSLPNPTFSQTVGSITTTPQGCQWCHKQYASKAKLLQHQRKKHPNLMEPADQIPRSRSRPPQNQNQPPTLSDNNFMLSDYIQACDVDGEFFKQRIIKISNDVDLISNGLELVGQQFVRMRDIR